CCGGGATGGGATCCCTACTGGGGTTCGCTCCTTTGAGTGGGCTGTTCCTCAGTTGGGGAGGGTTGGGCTTGGGGGCAAGCTGGGTGGCGTTTCGGCAGTTTGCCCGCCCGATTCCGGTGGTAGAAGCCAAAAACTCCTAAGGGATCCCGACACAGTACACTGAGATCCGATCGCGCAGCGCGTCCTTTTTCATCTTTTCAGCCCCATGCACCTTTTGATCCCAGCGGCGGGTAGCGGTAAGCGGATGGGGGCAACGGTGAACAAGCTGTTGCTACCGCTGTTGGGGCGGCCAATTTTGGCCTGGACGTTGCGGGCTGCGGATCGGGCCCGCTCGATTGAATGGATTGGCATCCTGGCACAACCCAGCGATTGGCCGGCCATTGAGGCGATGTTAGCAGCGGATCCCTTGGCTACACCTGTGGAGATGGTGCAGGGGGGTGTTACCCGCCAAGAGTCTGTTTTCAACGGCATCCAACACCTTTGGCAACGGGGGAATGTGGAACGGGTGCTGATTCACGATGGGGCGCGCTGCTTGGCCACTCCCGAACTATTCGATCGCTGTAGTGCCGCCCTGCAGCAGGTGGATGGGTTGATCGCGGCGATCCCCGTCAAGGACACAATTAAAGTCACAGAAACTGGCCCCAACGGGATCCAAGTGCAATCCACCCCAGAGCGCAGCAGACTGTGGGCTGCTCAAACCCCGCAAGGCTTTCGGTTGCCACTGCTGTGGCAGGCCCATCAGGAAGCACAAACTCAAGGTTGGCAAGTCACCGACGATGCCGCTCTATTCGAGAAGTTGGGTTGGCCGGTTTACATTGTGGAAGGGGAGGAGTCGAACCTCAAGCTAACTACCCCCTTGGATTTGCTGCTGGCCACTCAGATTTTAGAACAGCGCTAAATATCTGTACTTGTCTGTACTTGCTCAGCTACACCCAACCGCTATGCAAGTGGTGAGCGTATCCTGTGGCTGATTATTCTTGATGAATCCTCTGCACGGTAAGTAGCTAGACATGATTAAACTTAAAAACGTCCGTTTTTGTGAACCGCGTTTCGCGTAGCTGTAGTTGAGTGGACTACAGCGTTCAAACCCGCTTTCATCCAAATACTTCAGACAAATCACACCGGCAACTGCCCATGCTTTGAGGAATTGCCAGTCGGCTTGCTGAGCTTGCTGCAACTGAAGCGATTTTGGCTCAGCAGGACGGTACCCCAGGCGCTTCTGAACAGAGCCCTTCTTTTCAATTTATTAAGATCTGTAGATCTGTCCGAGTTGCTTGCCACTGAGGACGACACCACGCTCAGTAGCCAAGCGCTCACACAACTGCACACTGGTGTAGCTACGCTGCTCTTGCAGCCAGGTTTCGACCGCTTTGATATCGGAGTTTTGCCACTTGGTCTTGCCCCCACGCCCTGCTGCTTCCCACGGCCCACCGAGCCCACCGTTGCAGGGTTTGGCGCACCGTATGTTCACACTGATGCAGGGGTTGAGCAATCTGGGGCGTTGTCCAACCACTGGCATTGAGCCGCAAGGTGATAGCTCTGAGCCGGAGGCGACGGGCAATGCCATCAGCCAAGCTCATCTCATCAAGGGACGGTCTTCTTCGGCACTCAGTTCGATGTGATGAGCCGCAGGCACAGATGCGCACAAAATCAACTGCCCCATCTTAATAACTTTTCTTGTCTAACTACTTAGAACTCTTAGAACTGCTCATGCAAAGTGGGCGACGAGTCCTGAGCCGAACCTTTCTCCTCGAACGGCTTTGGTCTCTCAGCGATCCCCCCAACGAAGAAACCATCAAAGCCCACATT
The DNA window shown above is from Thermostichus vulcanus str. 'Rupite' and carries:
- the ispD gene encoding 2-C-methyl-D-erythritol 4-phosphate cytidylyltransferase; this encodes MHLLIPAAGSGKRMGATVNKLLLPLLGRPILAWTLRAADRARSIEWIGILAQPSDWPAIEAMLAADPLATPVEMVQGGVTRQESVFNGIQHLWQRGNVERVLIHDGARCLATPELFDRCSAALQQVDGLIAAIPVKDTIKVTETGPNGIQVQSTPERSRLWAAQTPQGFRLPLLWQAHQEAQTQGWQVTDDAALFEKLGWPVYIVEGEESNLKLTTPLDLLLATQILEQR